In the Hermetia illucens chromosome 1, iHerIll2.2.curated.20191125, whole genome shotgun sequence genome, AAGAAACCACGAGAAAGCGAAAACAACTATAATAATTGCAACGTATGGACGCTGGAGTTGCATGCGCTATGACGCACGTGCGTTATTCAATTTCGCACCAAAAAGAGGCATCGTTTGGAGGCACCTTAAGAGTTTAAATTGTGATCATAGTAGTGCTGCGACATCAATATCGATGTTTTCGAATTATCGATGTTTTTGCTAATATATCGATGTTTTTTACATCGATTTTTTGATTCAGATGTTTATCACGTATCGATTTTTTTGGTTCGATTTTTTAACTCGATATTCCTGGCAATATTCAATTATAATAAGTTGAGTTTGTGTGCGCTTGCGGCTTGCCCTCACATGTCCATGTACAACACGACGCCGTCCGTCCGTCAACGACAAAGTAAGAACAACGATCGGAGTTCGGCAGCCAACTACGGCACGCGCTTGCTGTTGCTTTTCTATGATACGGTTGCTACTTGAGTGACAGGGATAGTTATAGTGAGTTGAAGTTGTGCTTCTTTTTTGCCTTCATCGTGTTTCATGTGTATCGTGTCGCCTTCTCTTTATTATTAATTCGTCGTCGGATGTCGGGTTAAGTCTAAGTTCAAGTTTGTCTGTCGTAGGGAATTCATTTTAATTATATCGGTCGTGTTGTAGTTTCGATGCGaaaaattttgggaaaaatcGACTGTTGTGTCGAGCAATTAAAATATGTATTCTTACTGGTGATTTTATTGAAACAATAGGAAGTCACTTGTAGAGTTGTAACTgtgaaattcggtagaaaatCAGTGCTAAAATTGacactttttaatttttcttcgaGTTGATTGTATTAGAGTTGAACTATCAAATCGCGTTTTAGACTCGGTTGTGCTGTAATGTCGCCCAAAAATTAACTATCACGGTTCGAATTTTTCGGccgaaataaaatcaaattagcCCTGCATATTGACTTTTCGACAAACGGCGCCAGTTGCAAAATCTCACGGTAAGTGGAAAATTTCGTAAAGCCTTGTATAAGAAACCAGTAAGGACGTTATTTATACCCAGTTTTTACCcaatttattcaatttccaATTATATTCTATTGTTCGGATAGTTTCTTTGAAAGTAACTTTAAATTAAAGTAGAATATTCTGTACTCTTGGTGATGATTTTGATTCTTAATTTTCTTGCAGGCATTCCTATAGATTCATTATGGCTCTTGCGCCTAAAAGCGAAATGTGGaagttttatgtaagaataaacGACCAAATAGCAAAATGTAATGTTTGcggaaataatataaaaacaagCGGAAATACCACCAATTTAAGATgccatataaaaataaaacacaaaaaCATTTTCGAAGAACACTTTAATCGCTCAAATCAAAATAACACACGAGTAGCTTCAAGTTTAGAAACACCAAGTGAGCAATTGAAATCGGAAATAAATCCACGAGTTCGACTTCCACATCCCTAACCGCTTCTTCCTCAAGAGCAAGCACGTTAAGCCCAAGTCCTTCGATTGCCAGTACCAGCTCGGGGTTCACGTGTATTTCTGTTAGTAATTATAAGCAGTATGGTTCCCTAAACCAAAGCTTCGCCAACATCAGTTCGTTTCGAGAAGGAGGAAATAAAAACTCCAAAATAACTGATGGGATTCTGTTTATGATTTGTCGCGATAGCGAACCAATATCGGTCGTCGAAAATGAGGGCTTCCAATATCTTATGAAATTagttgctcccttatataaaaTTCCATCGAGAAGGACTTTCGACGAATTACTCGATAAGAAATACGAATTTGTTTCCAATatgttaaaagaaaaattgtcagGTATACAATACATTTGCTTGACAACCGATGTGTGGACAGAAACACATCAAACAAGAAGTTTTCTAGGAGTAACAGCCCATTATGTTTCAAATGATACTGACGACCTAAAACTTCAGGGTGTCACACTAGGGGTTTATGAATTAGAAGAAAGGCACACAGGAGAAAATTTAGCacaaaaactgaaggaaatatgcACCAAGTGGAACATCAAAGATGATGTCGTTATTGCTGTCGTTACTGATGGAGGGAGTAATATGATTAAGGCTGTAGAATTGGTTTTCGACAAGAAAAGACACACCTATTGCTTTGCCCACCTACTAAATCTTCTGGCTCAAAAGTCCATTGAATCTCTCCCTCAGCTAAAAAGTTTACTGGAACAAGTGAAGACTATAGTCAGCTGGTTTAGAAGCAGTGTAATTGGAAGCGATGAGCTTAGAAAGAGGACTGTCAATTCTACTGAAAAGACtttaattcaatcggtttccacAAGATGGAATTCCACGTATTATATGGTGGAACGTTTTCGGGAAATCGTAAGCAGTATTATAAACTTTAATACAACAGCTCCACCAATGATAACAGCGAAGGATGTAGAATTCCTTCAGGATTTTGTATTACTTTTTAAGCCAATCGAAGTTGCTACTAAAGAAGCATGTGGTGAGAAATTCGTTACGTCGAGTATGATCATTCCGATCGTACgccttttaagaaaaaaaatatctgaagCTTCAATCACAACGGACCTAGCAAAATCCCTGAAGAATAACATCTTTGCGGAATGGAATAAACGATTTCTTAACATTGAACACAACCAGCTTTTTGCAACAGCAACAATATTAGATCCTCGcttcaaaaa is a window encoding:
- the LOC119646958 gene encoding zinc finger BED domain-containing protein 4-like; its protein translation is MICRDSEPISVVENEGFQYLMKLVAPLYKIPSRRTFDELLDKKYEFVSNMLKEKLSGIQYICLTTDVWTETHQTRSFLGVTAHYVSNDTDDLKLQGVTLGVYELEERHTGENLAQKLKEICTKWNIKDDVVIAVVTDGGSNMIKAVELVFDKKRHTYCFAHLLNLLAQKSIESLPQLKSLLEQVKTIVSWFRSSVIGSDELRKRTVNSTEKTLIQSVSTRWNSTYYMVERFREIVSSIINFNTTAPPMITAKDVEFLQDFVLLFKPIEVATKEACGEKFVTSSMIIPIVRLLRKKISEASITTDLAKSLKNNIFAEWNKRFLNIEHNQLFATATILDPRFKNLHFDDKAALGSVIRKLSNELRKDLIESESDSDAPSHSSGSKENEYSLWDDHHKMVQEAWKSRKKSRIVEELDTPNSIPPEFSVYLKQPVVRLKDSPFEVWTEIVHKDSSLLKMVKKYLCVVATSVPCERVFSASGNIANCKRSCLLGEKLDKLLFLKSVDKTFWGHN